GATACAGGCTAGACTTGCCCGTGCCATTGGCGCCCGTAATGAGATTCAGGCGTCCCAGCGGGACGACCAGATTTCGCAGTGAACGGTAATTGGCAACAGCTAATGTAGTCAGCATCGGCCTATTTTAGCAAAGCTGAAAGCACCAAGACCAGACCGTGGGGGCGGCCCTTCACGTTACATCAGGTTGAGGGTCGAGGGTTAGAAGATGTACTTCAGCGCGAACTGCATTTAGCGGGCCAAGCCGCGCGTCCCGGAGATGTGGCCAGCCGGCGTTTTCAGGTTGATCCGGACAATGTTCTGAAACGAGTTTTGAAACGAAAATCACCTTAAACATTACACCCGGGACGACGCCCCTCTGTCAGGTAATTCTGAGGACACAAGTTATTGTAAAATAAGGCAAGTAGACGAGATTGGAGGCTATGATTGCGCGGAAGTGAAGCTTTGAATTTTATAATATGCATACTGTGGAATAATTGAGATACTGAATGCATATTAGTAAACAAATTATGATAATTGAATATTTATAAATAACATTATTGCTAATTATGTGTTGCAAAACGCTGTTTTGTGTTGACAGTACTGTACCTCCTGCTTAAACTCAAATTACGGAGTGACATATCGAGTTTCAACTTTGTGAAGCTGGCGCCGCGCGATTTCCCGACTGCGCGCCGCGCTATCACAGGAAGAGAAGCTGAAAGGCAAACTTGTTCATTGCCAAATTGTTCTGTGGCAATTACAATATCCGTTCTTTTGTTTCGACGCCACCGCAGCTATAATTTTTGAACTAACTTTAGTGAACCAAGAATAGAGGAGCAATCGATGTCGAGTGAACTGAGAAATTTTCTAGAGCTCTCCTACGATGAGTTGGAGGATTTTAACCTTCAGGCCAAGGAGCAGCGCAAGAATCGCGTTTCCAACGAGGTGATCCGCGAAGCGCGCCTGAAATACTTGAAGGATGAAAAGCGGATCAAGGCCGTTACCGTGCTGTTCAGCGATCTCGAAGGCCGTCTGCACATGCTCGACTATGACAAGAAGTTTCTGCTCGGCAGTTGGGACAATCTCACTTTTGACGGCTCCTCCATCCGCGGCTTCACCGCGCAGCGCGAGAGCGATCTGCGCCTGGGCATGGACTGGGGTTCGTTCTACTGGGCGCCCTCCGATGTGTTTGGCGGCGGCAAAGTCCTGATGTTCGGAGAAGTCATCGACAAGGACGGCTCGCCCTACGTCGGCGATATCCGCGGCGTGCTGAAGAGCTACTCGCAACAGCAGTTCAAGAAAAACGGCTACACCCTCAACGCCGCCAACGAAATTGAAGGCTTCATCTTCAAAGGCCCGGATGCCGAGCGCAGCTATCATGACACCGGCAAGTTCGAGTACGTCAACACCGGCGGCTACTATCATTCGCTGCCCGGCGATCCGCTGCGCAACTTCATCGACACTTCAGCGGAAGTGCAGCGCGCCATGGGCTTCCAGAATGAGAAGGATCACCCGGAAGTTGCTCCTTCGCAGTTTGAGATCAACTACGGTTATGGCGAAGTCGTACAGGCTGCCGACCAGATTCAGCTCTATAAGCTGATCTGCCGTCAGGTGGCACGCAACATGGGACTCACGGCCAGCTTTTTGCCCAAGCCTGTCGTTGGCGTCAACGGTTCCGGCATGCACACCAACGTCTCCGTCAGCAAGGACGATAAGAATCTGTTCTGGGATCCTAAGGGCGAGGAGAAGCTCTCCAAGATGGGCTGGGGCTTCGTCGATCGCATTCTGACTCACGGCAATGACATTTGCCTGATGCTCAACTCCAGCGTCAACGCCTATCGCCGCCTCGATCCGCATTTTGAAGCGCCCAATCAGATCATAGCCTCGGCAGTGGATCGTGGCTCCATGGTGCGCATCCCTATCGGCAACCACCGCTCGATGCGCGTGGAAGTCCGCTCGGTCGGTCCGGACGCCAATCCCTACATGGTACTGTACTCGGTGTTTAAGACGGGCCTCGATGGCGAGACCTCCAAGATCAAGGACCTGCGCCAGGCCAAGCGCTACCTGCCGGACAACATCTACACCGCCATGGAAAACTTCAACAAAGCCAGTTGGACCACGAAGATGCTCGGCAGCGAGGTGAAGGGCCGTTTTGCGGACCTGAAACAGGCCTCCGCCGACCGCTGCCCGCGTCTGCTGGGCAGCATTGTGAAGACGCAGGAAGTGCAGTTCCACCACGAGGTCTACAACCAGTACCTCTGGAACCAGTTCTAGGCAGAAGCGAAGTCCGCCTCTGTTTGATGGTGCGGCCTCAATTCGATTGTTAGGAAGGAACGGCGGCTCGGCGATTTTCAGTCTGGCCGCCGCTGAATAGAAGTAACCAGTTCAAAACAGATACGCCCGCCAGCGCAGCGCTCACTGCCTTGGCGGGCATTTTTTGTGACAGTGCCGCGCGCGTCAGCAAGCGGACCAATGGAACGACCAAGTGCGGATTACTTTCCTTAGCTCCTACTCAATCACCCGGTGCTTAAAACTTTTTTTGCCCGAGGCATAGTCCGCCACCACGTCGCCGTGCCCGCGCAGCTTCCATTTGTATGTCGTTAATCCTTCCAACCCCACCGGCCCGCGCGCGTGGACTTTTCCGTTGCTGACGCCGATCTCCGCGCCCAGCCCATAGCGGAAGCCATCGGCGAAGCGCGTCGAGGCGTTGTGATAGACTCCCGCGGAATCCACTTCGTTCAGGAAGCGCTCCGCCGCGCCGGTGTCTTCGGTAACGATGGCGTCGGTGTGCTTCGATCCGTAGCGGTTGATATGCTCGATGGCCTCATCGAGTCCCGTGACGATTTTCACGGAGATAATCAAATCCGAGTACTCCGTCCGCCAATCCTGTTCCGTCGCGGCTTTCAGCGCGGCGATGTCGCCACCACTCGCCTTCAGAACAACCAATGTTTTCGGGCAGCCGCGCACTTCAACCTTCGCCTCGCTAAATCGCGCCATCATGGGCGAAAGAAATTTCGCCGCAATGGCTTCGTCCACCAGCAGCGTCTCGGCGGCATTGCACACCGCCGGATACTGAACCTTGGAATCGAAGGTGATCGAAATCGCTTTTTCCAGATCGGCGGCTCGATCCACATAGACATGGCAAACGCCCTCGCCGTGTCCCAGCACCGGAATGCGGCTGTTCTGCATCACGTAATGGACCAGCTCGTAGGAGCCGCGCGGGACAATCAGATCGACATCCTGATCCATCGTGAGCAACTGCGCGAACTCCTCGCGCGAGCGGATCCTCTGCACGGCGTCCGATGGCACGGCGGGGAAGCGCTCGAGCGCCGTGCGCCACACGTTGACGATTACCTCGTTGGTATGCGCCGACTCCGATCCACCCTTCATGATCACGGCGTTGCTGCTTTTCAGCGTGAGCGAGGCTACTTGCGAAATCACTTCGGGCCGTGACTCAAATACAATTCCGATGACGCCCAGCGCGCAGGACTCCTTCACCAGAACGAGTCCGTCATCCAACTCTGTTGCGCCGAGCCTGCGGCCCAACGGATCGGGCAGGCGAGTAACGTCGCGCACGCGCAGCGCCATCTCCTGCACGCCAGCGTTGGATACGCGCAACCGCTTCAGCATTGGCGCCGACATTTTGCCCGCCGCGACTTCCTTCTCCGCGGCGGCGCAATCAATGGCGTTGGCCGCCACAATCTCCGCCGATGCCTGCTCCAGCCCGTCGGCCACGGCGAGCAGCACTTCGTTGCGCACGGCATTCGACATCCGCGCCAGCCGCCGCGATGCGGCCCTCGCGCGCGCCGCGATCTCTCGCACGGATTGCTCTACGGTGGAAATTGTGGTGGCGCCGGTCGCGGGAGTCATATCATTTCCTGAAGAACTATCCGTAGAGGGTCAATTTCAAATTTGTAAAACGTCAGGGCACGGTTTCAACCGTGCCGTAATAGCGAATGCTAAAAGCGGTTTTAACCGCTGAGGGCGGCGCCTCAGGGGCTAAAGCCACCCGCTGTGGCGAGTCGGTTCGGCATGGCTAGCCATGCCCTGACGTCGAACTGACCCACTACCGACCAATCACATCATGCCCGCTACATGAGCACGATGTTATCACGCCGAACCACGATCAGCGAGCCGCCGCCCTTGCCGGCCCAGCCCTTCTTGCCGCCGAGTGATCCTTCGGCTTCGTCGCTTGCGCACGTTGCGATGCCGCGCGCGAACTCGTGTCCCTGGCGATCCACGATGCTGATCACGTCCTTGGCGGCGAATCGGCTTTCGATGCGCACGACGCCTGAAATCAGCAGACTGGTCTGGCCTTCATTGAGTGCGGCTTTCGCTGCGGCGCTCACCATGACGCAGCCCTGCACGTCGGCGGCGAAGGCGATCCAGCGGTGCTTGCCCTTCATCTTCTTGCGTGGCAGGAATGCCGTGCCGACGGCCTCGCCCTTGAACACGCGATCCAGCACGCCCGGCATTCGGCCATCGGCAATCACCGCCGTGCCGCCGCAACGCATGGCGATGTCGGCCGCTTCGAGCTTCGAGGTCATGCCGCCGCGTCCGCCGCCGGAAGGTCCCGCCGCGAGTTTGCGCAACTCTGGCGTGATCTCGACTACCAGTGAAATCACCTCGGCGGGTGCGGCATTCTTATGGCCTGCCCCGCGCGACGGCATTTTGCTCAACAGGCCATCCACGTTGGTCAGCAACGCCAGTGCATCGGCCTCCAGCCCGCTCATCACCAGCGCGGCGAGACGGTCGTTGTCGCTGAATGCGGCGGTGCGTCCGCCGGCGGCGATGGCCTGCAACTCGGCGGTTGAGACGGTGTCATTCTCATTGATGATGGGCAGCACGCCGAACTGCAGTAGTTTGTCGATGGTGTGGCACAAATTCGAGTAGCGCCGCCACACCGCGAAGTCCGACTCGGTGAGCAACACCTGCGCCACCTTCACGCCGAATGCGCCGAACATTTCCTTATACGCGTTCATTAAGAGGCTCTGTCCCACGGCGGCGCAGGCCTGCTTGGTGACCACGTCCAGTTTGCGCGAGGAGCGCAATCCCAGCCACGCGCGACCGAGGCCCACGGCGCCCGACGACACCAGAATCACCTGACGCCCTGACTTCATCAGCGTACTGATGGACTGGGCAATCGGCTCGACGCGTTCACGGCACATGCCGCCTTCGCGATCCGTTACGGTCGAGGTGCCGAGCTTGACCACGATGCGCCGCGCGCCCTTCAAAAGGCGTGCGCGCTCATCGGCTTGCTCATGCAGTTGAGTCATCTCGTTTTCACCGGTTCTCGTGGCACCGCTTGATAGAAGCCGTCTGCTTCTACAACCTGCACCGGAATATCAAACAACTCGCTCAGTCGCGCGCTGGACAGCACCGTGTCCTTCGCGCCGTCGGCCACTACCGCGCCGCGCCGCAGCAGGATCACGCGGCCAATCTCCGGCGGGATCTCGTGAATATGCTGCGTTACCAGTATCACCGTCGTCCCCGCGCGCATCAATTCGCGCACAGTCTGGAGATATTGGAAGCAGGCCTTCAGGTCGAGACCCGTGGTCGGCTCGTCGAGCAGCAGCGCGGCGGGGCGATGAATCAGCGCGCGCCCCAGCAGCAGGCGGCGCTGCTGTCCCGTGGACATCTCCCCGAACGGGCGGTCGCGCAGTTCGCTGACGCCGAGTTCCTGAAGGATTTGCTCCGCCTGTGTCCTCTGCTCTGGCGTGGGCACCTGGCCCGGCCACAGGTCAATGCTTGAGTAGAGGCCGGAGAGAATTACCTTGAGGCCGCTGGTGTGCGGCAGATACTCCTGCTGCAAATCGCCGGAGACGATGCCCAGATGCGCGCGCAAGTCCCAGACGTTCCAGTCCTCGCTGCCAAATATGCGCACCGCGCTATCAGGTGCAAGCACCGGATAAACCTCACGCGCCAGCAGCTTCATCAGCGTGGTTTTACCCGCGCCGTTGGGGCCGAGTAGGGCGGTGTGGCAACCCTCATCGATGCGCAGGTTGAGCCGCTCGAAGACCAGGTTCTCGCCCCGGTAAATGGTCGCGTTTTGTATTTCCAGAATTCGGGTCATGAATCGTTCGCTCAATCCTTGATTGTACACAGGGAATTTACCCGATTGCGAGGAAACGAGCGGATCAGAGCCCCGACCGCGAGGGAGGGGGCACCTTCATCACTAAGGGATTCAAGACCTGTGAATAGAGCTTACTTTCGGGAATCACTCGGACAACTGGTACTGACCACTTTCGAGCGTGCCCCCTCCCTGGCGGTCGGGGCTCTGATCCGTACGGGATTCTTTAGCTAGTCCTTCAGCTCGGGCAGGGTCTTCCAATCCGGCGGCTTGGGAATGGATTGGAGATAGGCGTAGATATTCGCCACATCCGTGTCCTTCAGATACTTGTCCGTATAAGGCGGCATCTGACCCTTGGGCTCTCGAATGTATTTGATGAATGCGGCGAAGGGAATGGGGTTTGGCGCGAGCCGCGCTCCCGCTCCACCCTGTCCCATATAGCTGTGGCACTGGTAGCAGCCCACATCGGAGAACCGCTTCTTGCCCGCCACGGCGTCGCCCTTGGGAGCCGCCGCAGCCTGCGCGTGGGCGGATGCTGTGCCCATCATTGCGGCAACTACCAGCAGCGAGGTTCCCGAAAGAGTTTTCTTCATCTGGTTCATCACTCGTCTCTCCTCGATTCGTCGGGGCTCTGATCCCGGCTGCACTACCTGGGCTGCACAACCGTATCGATCAGCGCCGGCTGACCCTTTTCGACCACGGCGATGGCGCGCTTCAGCGCCGGGCCAATTTCCTTGGGATCGGTGATGGGTCCCTCGGCGTACCAGCCCATGCTCTGCGCCAGCTTCGCGTAGTCGATATTCGGATTGGCGATTTCGTTGCCGATGCTGGCGTTGGTGATCTCGCGGTCATAACGGTTGGCCATGCGCTGCAGGTGCATCACTTCCTGATGATAGGCGCGATTGTTGTTCATGATGTTCAGCATGGGAATCTTGTGATGCGCCGCGGTCCACAGCACACCGGGGGCGTACATCATGTCGCCGTCGTTCTGGATGTTGATGCTGAGGCGACCATATTTCTTGTTGGCCAGCGCCGCGCCCACCGCCGCCGGTGAGCTGTAACCTACGCCCGCGCCGCCCGAGCCGCCATTGTGATGGTAGGGCTTGTTGAAGTCCCACAGTCGCTTGGCCCATCCGCCGCCGCCCACCAGCGACCAGTCCTTGGTCTTGATCTGCTGCCAAACTTCCGCTGCCAGCCGCGCCGTGCTGATGGGGCTCGAGTCCCAGGCCAACGCCGCTTCCTGCTTGGTGCGCTCGGCGGCGAGACGGTTGGCTTCGGCGATCTTCTTGCCGCGAGCCTCAAAGAAAATGCGGCGGTCCGGCGTGATGAGCTTCTTCACCGCTTCGATCAACGCGGGCAGAGTGGCCTCGGCGTCGGCGGCCATGGCGATGTCTACTTCGCGCATACGCTGGAAGTCCTGATAGTTGCTCTTGATGTAGAGGTCGGAGGCGGAGATGGTGATGACCTTCACGCCCGCTTTGGTGTTGGACGACGCGCTGCGATGCAACTGGTCGCGCATGGAGTTCGTCGCGCCCCAGATGTCGCTGTGTTCGAGCGCCAGAATCACGTCGGCGTTGCGCACGTTGCCGCCGGAGGCAAGCGGATGCCGCGACGGGAAATTCACGCGCCCGCCGCCATCATTCACGGCAGCTTGCAGTGTCTCGGCCAACTCCACCAGCAACTCCGCGCCGCGCGGCGTGCGTGCCACGCGATCAGCTAGGATCACCGGATACTCGGCGTTCACCAGGAGCTTGGCCGCCTCGGCCACCGCGCCGGTATCGCCCTGCGGCGGCGACGGGATGGTCAGCTTGGGGATGCGGAACTTTTCATTCGGGCTGATGGGCTTCTCTTGCAAATCCGAGTCGGCCACAATCGCCACGGGACCCATGGGCGGGGTCATGGCCAGTTTGTAGGCGCGCACGGCGGACTCAGCGAAGTGCGTCAGCGAGACGGGCATGTCGTCCCACTTCGTATAATCGCGCACCATGGCGGCGCAGTCCTGCACGCTGTGGTACCACTCGGCCCCGGGCCTTCTGGTTGCCGCGTCAAAACTATTTCCCAGAATCATGTAGACCGGCACGCGGTCGCAGTAAGCGTTGTAGATCGCCATCGCGGCGTGCTGCAATCCCACCGTGCCGTGCGCGAAGATCAACATGGGCTTGCCGGCGATCTTGTAATAGCCGTGGGCCATGGCCACCGACGACTCTTCGTGGCAGCAGGTCAGCCACTCGGGCGCGACGTTCTTGCCGTAATTGATCAGCGACTCCTGCAGGCCGCGGAAACTGGAGCCCGGATTGGAGGCGACGAACTCGAAGTCAAGCGTCTTGAGCACGTCGGTCATAAAGTCCGCCCCGCCGCGCTCACCGACCAAAACTTCAGCGTGCTCGGTGGCATCAGCAGCAGGCTCGGCGGCGGGCTTGGCGGCGACTTGCGCGCTGGCCAGCGTGGACTGCGCGACCATGGAAGCAGCGGCGGCAGCAGCGCCACCAGCGGCCATCTTCAGAAAGTCGCGGCGGTCGTTGGGATTCTGGGCGCCGTTTTGTGGGCCATTCTGTGGAGTAGACTGCGCACCATTCTGGGGCACGCCCGCGCCTTCATTCTTGCCTGCTTGTTCCTTCATGGGATTCACCTTTCTTCTCTTCGGGCATTTGCCATCTGGCGGCTTCCGCCGAGGTCTCAGTGAGACCGATGTTACTGAACGTAAAGGCCGCTGTCAATAAATATAGGCGGGAAAATTGTGGAGAAAAGTGTTGTCATCCTGAGCGCAGGCCCGAAGGGCCTGACCGTGAATAGCCGTAGGTTTCAACCTGCGGGTTGCGGTTCCATCTCAACATTTGTATGCAACCCCGGCTAGGGGTTGACCGCCATCCGAATATGTACGGCCCCGTCAGGGCCGGTGGGGTGGTGAGTGTCGTCGACCGCAGGTTGAAACCTACGGGAAGGTTCCCCATTAATGTATCAGCCCCGGAGGAGCTGACCAGTTCGGCAGATGGACAACCCCTCGCGGGGTTGGTGAGATGTGGGTCCAATCTGTCCGTAGGTTCCACCTACGGCTATTCACGGTGTTGCCCTCCGGGCCATTAGTCGCGGAACGATTCGTCCATCCGAACAGTGGTGTTCAGGCAAATACGGATTCCCGTTCCAGTATTTCAGCCCCGGCAGGGGCGATAAGAAAGTAGCCCCGGGCGCAAGCCCGGGGTACACAGGTAGATGAAATGCCAAGCCCCGGGAGGGGCGAAAGAGAATTGGGACTTCGTGAGTCTTTCTTTCGCCCCTACCGGGGCTGATCGTTTCTATCTACCATCGCAACCAACGGCTCGCGCCGTGGGCTACTTTCTTGCCGCCCCTGCCGGGGCTCACGGCTCATGCTTGCTCCAGGTTGTTTCTGCTTCAGGCCTTTAGGCCTGGTGCGGCGATCATAAGAAATAGAGCCACGTCGCAGTGCGAAGCCCCCTTTTGTCTAGCCCAGTCCTTCAGGGCTGGGTCAACAATCCCCATAAAAAAAATAGCCCCCTTCAGGGGGCTTCGCTGCGAACCGTTTGTGCGTCCAAAGATGCTCGCGGCGCAAGCCCCGCAAACGGGGCTGTAATTTTCTGGCGATCGCAAACCCAGCGCTGAAGCGCGGGGCTAGACAAAATGCAAACCAAATTCGGCGCTTTAGCGCCGAATTGCTAGATTCCCAACTCCACCGCCACTGCGTCGGCGAGCGGGGCCAGCGTTTCGTAATCGAAGCGGAAGCGGATGCCTGCGGCGTCGAACAACTCGGGCAGGCGGCGCGATCCTCCCAGCGACAATGCCTGGCGATAGCGCCGCACGGCATCGGGATAATCCTTGCGGCTGCGCTGCCACACCTGCAGTGCGCCAAGCTGCGCGATGCCGTACTCGATGTAATAAAACGGCACCTCGAACAGGTGCAGTTGTTGATGCCAGCGGTAAGACCGCTGCTCGGCGTAGCCGCCCCAATCGACGATGGTGGAGAAGCGGTCGTAGGTCTCGATCCACGCTTCGCGGCGCTCGTCGCGCGAGTGCGTGGGGTTGGTGTAGGCCCAGTGCTGGAAGGCGTCGATGATGGCGATCCAGGGCAGCAGCGAGACCGTCTCTTCCAGGCGGCTGGTGCGCGCGCGCTGCAATTCGTCGGGGGTTTTG
This sequence is a window from Acidobacteriota bacterium. Protein-coding genes within it:
- a CDS encoding glutamate-5-semialdehyde dehydrogenase, coding for MTPATGATTISTVEQSVREIAARARAASRRLARMSNAVRNEVLLAVADGLEQASAEIVAANAIDCAAAEKEVAAGKMSAPMLKRLRVSNAGVQEMALRVRDVTRLPDPLGRRLGATELDDGLVLVKESCALGVIGIVFESRPEVISQVASLTLKSSNAVIMKGGSESAHTNEVIVNVWRTALERFPAVPSDAVQRIRSREEFAQLLTMDQDVDLIVPRGSYELVHYVMQNSRIPVLGHGEGVCHVYVDRAADLEKAISITFDSKVQYPAVCNAAETLLVDEAIAAKFLSPMMARFSEAKVEVRGCPKTLVVLKASGGDIAALKAATEQDWRTEYSDLIISVKIVTGLDEAIEHINRYGSKHTDAIVTEDTGAAERFLNEVDSAGVYHNASTRFADGFRYGLGAEIGVSNGKVHARGPVGLEGLTTYKWKLRGHGDVVADYASGKKSFKHRVIE
- a CDS encoding cytochrome c translates to MMNQMKKTLSGTSLLVVAAMMGTASAHAQAAAAPKGDAVAGKKRFSDVGCYQCHSYMGQGGAGARLAPNPIPFAAFIKYIREPKGQMPPYTDKYLKDTDVANIYAYLQSIPKPPDWKTLPELKD
- a CDS encoding glutamine synthetase, giving the protein MSSELRNFLELSYDELEDFNLQAKEQRKNRVSNEVIREARLKYLKDEKRIKAVTVLFSDLEGRLHMLDYDKKFLLGSWDNLTFDGSSIRGFTAQRESDLRLGMDWGSFYWAPSDVFGGGKVLMFGEVIDKDGSPYVGDIRGVLKSYSQQQFKKNGYTLNAANEIEGFIFKGPDAERSYHDTGKFEYVNTGGYYHSLPGDPLRNFIDTSAEVQRAMGFQNEKDHPEVAPSQFEINYGYGEVVQAADQIQLYKLICRQVARNMGLTASFLPKPVVGVNGSGMHTNVSVSKDDKNLFWDPKGEEKLSKMGWGFVDRILTHGNDICLMLNSSVNAYRRLDPHFEAPNQIIASAVDRGSMVRIPIGNHRSMRVEVRSVGPDANPYMVLYSVFKTGLDGETSKIKDLRQAKRYLPDNIYTAMENFNKASWTTKMLGSEVKGRFADLKQASADRCPRLLGSIVKTQEVQFHHEVYNQYLWNQF
- the proB gene encoding glutamate 5-kinase, yielding MTQLHEQADERARLLKGARRIVVKLGTSTVTDREGGMCRERVEPIAQSISTLMKSGRQVILVSSGAVGLGRAWLGLRSSRKLDVVTKQACAAVGQSLLMNAYKEMFGAFGVKVAQVLLTESDFAVWRRYSNLCHTIDKLLQFGVLPIINENDTVSTAELQAIAAGGRTAAFSDNDRLAALVMSGLEADALALLTNVDGLLSKMPSRGAGHKNAAPAEVISLVVEITPELRKLAAGPSGGGRGGMTSKLEAADIAMRCGGTAVIADGRMPGVLDRVFKGEAVGTAFLPRKKMKGKHRWIAFAADVQGCVMVSAAAKAALNEGQTSLLISGVVRIESRFAAKDVISIVDRQGHEFARGIATCASDEAEGSLGGKKGWAGKGGGSLIVVRRDNIVLM
- a CDS encoding twin-arginine translocation signal domain-containing protein; its protein translation is MKEQAGKNEGAGVPQNGAQSTPQNGPQNGAQNPNDRRDFLKMAAGGAAAAAASMVAQSTLASAQVAAKPAAEPAADATEHAEVLVGERGGADFMTDVLKTLDFEFVASNPGSSFRGLQESLINYGKNVAPEWLTCCHEESSVAMAHGYYKIAGKPMLIFAHGTVGLQHAAMAIYNAYCDRVPVYMILGNSFDAATRRPGAEWYHSVQDCAAMVRDYTKWDDMPVSLTHFAESAVRAYKLAMTPPMGPVAIVADSDLQEKPISPNEKFRIPKLTIPSPPQGDTGAVAEAAKLLVNAEYPVILADRVARTPRGAELLVELAETLQAAVNDGGGRVNFPSRHPLASGGNVRNADVILALEHSDIWGATNSMRDQLHRSASSNTKAGVKVITISASDLYIKSNYQDFQRMREVDIAMAADAEATLPALIEAVKKLITPDRRIFFEARGKKIAEANRLAAERTKQEAALAWDSSPISTARLAAEVWQQIKTKDWSLVGGGGWAKRLWDFNKPYHHNGGSGGAGVGYSSPAAVGAALANKKYGRLSINIQNDGDMMYAPGVLWTAAHHKIPMLNIMNNNRAYHQEVMHLQRMANRYDREITNASIGNEIANPNIDYAKLAQSMGWYAEGPITDPKEIGPALKRAIAVVEKGQPALIDTVVQPR
- a CDS encoding ATP-binding cassette domain-containing protein; this encodes MTRILEIQNATIYRGENLVFERLNLRIDEGCHTALLGPNGAGKTTLMKLLAREVYPVLAPDSAVRIFGSEDWNVWDLRAHLGIVSGDLQQEYLPHTSGLKVILSGLYSSIDLWPGQVPTPEQRTQAEQILQELGVSELRDRPFGEMSTGQQRRLLLGRALIHRPAALLLDEPTTGLDLKACFQYLQTVRELMRAGTTVILVTQHIHEIPPEIGRVILLRRGAVVADGAKDTVLSSARLSELFDIPVQVVEADGFYQAVPREPVKTR